One Algibacter sp. L3A6 genomic region harbors:
- a CDS encoding sodium:solute symporter, with protein sequence MTATQILLLIAAYFGVLILISYFTGKEDSNDAFFKANKSAPWYLVAFGMIGASLSGVTFISVPGWVAGSQFSYMQVVFGYLVGYLVIAFVLMPIYYRLNVISIYQYLESRFGTVSYKTGAFFFFISRVLGAAFRLYLIAIVLQKFVFDAYGVPFVVTVSISILLIWLYTFKGGIKTIIWTDTLQTLFMLTALVVAVYLITDELNWSFADFLASEELTKYNKIMFTDSILAKNHFIKSFLGGMFIAICMTGLDQDMMQKNLSCKTLKDAQKNMLSFASVLIVVNFVFLLLGALLFIYAEKHNIATPMLDGKVKTDLLFPEIALNGGLSISLAIFFLLGLIAAAYSSADSALTSLTTSFCVDFLGIEKREAHTQKSLRKRIHILMSVLLIIVIVIFKYVLDSNVIDNLLKVAGYTYGPLLGLFAFGIFTKRIIKDKLVWVVALAALALSFIIGNIPAENIGGYIIGYELLIINGLLTFIGLFLISKKSEA encoded by the coding sequence ATGACGGCTACACAAATACTTTTACTAATCGCTGCTTACTTTGGCGTATTAATTTTAATCTCTTATTTTACAGGAAAAGAAGACAGCAACGATGCCTTTTTTAAAGCTAACAAATCGGCTCCTTGGTACTTAGTAGCCTTTGGAATGATTGGCGCATCGCTCTCTGGAGTTACTTTTATTTCTGTTCCTGGCTGGGTTGCCGGTTCGCAATTTAGTTATATGCAAGTCGTTTTTGGTTATCTCGTTGGTTATTTGGTAATCGCATTTGTACTTATGCCCATTTACTATAGACTCAATGTTATTTCCATTTATCAATATTTAGAAAGTAGATTTGGAACCGTGAGTTATAAAACAGGCGCCTTTTTCTTCTTTATTTCTCGTGTTTTAGGAGCTGCTTTCCGATTATATCTAATTGCTATTGTTTTACAAAAATTTGTTTTTGATGCTTACGGAGTTCCGTTTGTTGTAACAGTAAGTATTTCCATATTACTTATTTGGCTGTACACTTTTAAAGGCGGTATAAAAACCATTATATGGACAGATACCTTACAAACACTTTTTATGCTTACTGCGCTAGTAGTAGCTGTATATCTAATTACAGATGAGTTGAATTGGAGTTTTGCAGATTTTTTAGCTTCGGAAGAATTAACGAAGTACAACAAAATTATGTTTACCGATTCTATTTTAGCTAAAAACCACTTTATAAAATCGTTTTTAGGCGGTATGTTTATCGCTATTTGCATGACTGGTTTAGACCAAGATATGATGCAAAAAAACCTGAGTTGTAAAACCCTTAAAGACGCCCAAAAGAACATGCTGTCTTTTGCTTCAGTATTAATTGTAGTAAATTTTGTTTTCCTTCTACTTGGCGCTCTATTATTTATTTATGCCGAAAAACATAACATTGCCACACCTATGCTAGACGGTAAAGTAAAAACCGATTTACTTTTTCCTGAAATAGCACTTAATGGCGGATTGAGTATAAGCTTAGCTATTTTCTTTTTACTAGGTTTAATTGCTGCTGCTTATAGTAGTGCCGATTCGGCATTAACCTCACTAACGACATCGTTTTGTGTAGATTTTTTAGGGATTGAAAAACGAGAAGCCCACACGCAAAAAAGCTTAAGAAAACGTATACACATATTAATGAGCGTTTTACTTATAATAGTTATCGTGATTTTTAAATACGTGCTAGACAGCAACGTTATAGACAACTTGCTAAAAGTTGCTGGCTATACTTATGGACCTCTTTTAGGTCTATTCGCTTTTGGAATTTTCACCAAACGAATTATTAAAGATAAATTGGTTTGGGTTGTTGCATTAGCAGCCTTAGCACTATCTTTTATTATAGGCAACATTCCTGCCGAAAATATTGGCGGTTATATTATTGGATACGAGCTTTTAATAATAAATGGCTTATTAACTTTTATTGGACTATTCCTTATCTCTAAAAAAAGCGAAGCTTAA
- the recR gene encoding recombination mediator RecR → MEFSSKLLERAVNEMSQLPGIGKRTALRLVLHMLRQPKEQTIGLAEALKTMRNDIKFCKSCNNISDVALCEICSNPGRNEAMICVVEDVRDVMAIENTSSYKGLYHVLGGKISPMDGIGPHDLNIESLVNKVKEGKAKELIFALSSTMEGDTTNFYIYKQIQDYDVFTSTIARGISVGDELEYADEITLGRSIVNRIPFESSLKL, encoded by the coding sequence ATGGAATTTTCTTCGAAATTATTAGAACGTGCTGTAAATGAGATGTCTCAATTGCCAGGTATTGGTAAGCGTACTGCATTGCGTTTAGTTTTGCATATGTTAAGGCAACCTAAAGAACAAACTATTGGTTTGGCCGAAGCATTAAAGACGATGCGTAATGATATAAAATTTTGTAAGTCTTGCAATAATATTAGCGACGTAGCGTTGTGTGAAATATGTTCTAATCCTGGGCGTAATGAAGCTATGATTTGTGTGGTTGAAGATGTGAGAGATGTAATGGCTATTGAAAATACAAGTTCGTATAAAGGGCTGTATCATGTATTAGGCGGGAAAATTTCTCCAATGGATGGTATTGGTCCTCACGATTTAAATATAGAATCTTTGGTTAACAAAGTGAAAGAAGGGAAAGCTAAAGAACTTATTTTTGCATTAAGCTCTACCATGGAAGGTGATACTACAAACTTTTATATTTATAAGCAAATTCAGGATTACGATGTGTTTACATCTACTATTGCAAGAGGTATTTCGGTTGGCGACGAATTAGAGTATGCCGATGAAATTACACTTGGGCGTAGTATTGTAAATAGAATACCATTTGAATCATCCTTAAAACTATAA
- a CDS encoding glycosyltransferase family 2 protein, with protein sequence MKLSIVILNYNVRYFLELALKSVEAAISDIDAEIIVVDNDSSDTSCQMVKTIFPKVKLIENKENFGFSKGNNIGVAAAQGEYICILNPDTVVAEDTFVKLLKFAETKSKLGIVGCRLMNGSGTFLPESKRNIPTVKVSLKKILGNSQDYYANHLSQEDHGEVNILVGAFMLIKKSVYNTVGGFDEDYFMYGEDIDLSYKVLTAGYKNYYYGETTVVHFKGESTLKDRNYARRFFGAMQIFYEKHFKQNLVFDIVVWLGIKLAFIFRKRNKKTYKAISEFVFVSNVMNKALEAKLPIKLSFEDQLSSIEHNAEVIFDANTMTYKDIIEFIKTSDKELTYKILPNQSNFILGSNDGFSQGEVIIL encoded by the coding sequence TTGAAGCTCTCAATAGTTATTTTAAATTATAATGTGCGTTACTTTTTAGAGCTAGCTTTAAAAAGTGTAGAAGCAGCAATTTCTGATATTGATGCCGAAATTATTGTAGTTGATAATGACTCTAGTGACACAAGTTGTCAAATGGTGAAAACCATATTTCCTAAGGTTAAACTTATTGAGAATAAAGAGAATTTTGGTTTTTCAAAAGGAAATAATATTGGTGTCGCCGCCGCTCAAGGCGAATATATTTGCATTCTAAATCCGGATACTGTTGTAGCAGAAGATACTTTTGTGAAGCTTCTAAAGTTTGCAGAAACTAAATCTAAGCTAGGTATTGTTGGTTGTAGATTAATGAATGGGAGTGGTACATTTTTACCAGAAAGCAAACGAAATATTCCAACGGTAAAAGTTTCATTAAAAAAGATATTAGGTAACTCTCAAGATTATTATGCTAATCATTTATCTCAAGAAGATCATGGTGAGGTTAATATATTGGTAGGTGCTTTTATGCTGATCAAAAAAAGTGTTTATAACACTGTTGGTGGTTTTGATGAAGATTACTTTATGTACGGTGAAGATATAGATTTGTCATATAAAGTACTAACGGCTGGGTATAAGAATTACTATTATGGCGAAACTACAGTGGTTCACTTTAAAGGTGAAAGCACTTTAAAAGATCGCAATTATGCGCGCCGATTCTTTGGTGCTATGCAAATTTTTTACGAAAAGCACTTTAAGCAAAACCTTGTATTCGACATAGTTGTTTGGTTGGGTATTAAATTGGCTTTTATTTTTAGAAAAAGAAATAAAAAAACATATAAAGCTATTTCAGAATTTGTGTTTGTTTCAAATGTCATGAATAAAGCCTTGGAAGCTAAATTACCTATAAAGTTAAGTTTTGAAGATCAATTATCTTCAATTGAACATAATGCTGAGGTGATTTTCGATGCGAACACAATGACATATAAAGATATTATTGAATTTATTAAAACCTCTGATAAAGAGTTAACTTATAAAATATTACCAAACCAATCTAATTTTATTTTGGGTAGTAATGATGGATTTAGTCAGGGAGAAGTTATAATTTTATAA
- a CDS encoding CoA-binding protein has product MSKKTLVIGASLKSSRYSNMAINKLVTHKHEVVAIGLREGTVAGINIDTELVPYASIDTVTLYLNPSRQEPYFNYIINLNPKRVIFNPGTENPEFYKLLEQNNINVEVACTLVLLSIKQY; this is encoded by the coding sequence ATGAGTAAAAAAACATTAGTAATAGGTGCATCATTAAAGTCATCTCGATATTCCAATATGGCTATCAATAAACTGGTAACACATAAACACGAAGTAGTAGCTATTGGTTTAAGGGAAGGGACAGTGGCAGGTATTAATATTGATACGGAATTAGTACCATATGCATCTATAGATACCGTAACGCTATATTTAAACCCTAGCCGACAAGAGCCATATTTTAATTATATAATTAACTTAAACCCGAAGCGTGTTATTTTTAATCCAGGTACAGAGAATCCTGAATTTTATAAACTTTTAGAACAAAACAATATTAACGTTGAGGTTGCTTGTACTTTGGTGCTCTTGTCTATTAAACAATATTAA
- a CDS encoding dihydrolipoamide acetyltransferase family protein, with protein sequence MAKFELKLPKMGESVAEATITSWLKEVGDTIELDEAVLEIATDKVDSEVPSEFEGVLVEKFFNVDDVVQVGEVLAIIETDGDLEGASDTATASTKVEDTEQQAAEQIEQTISIAKETVAPIVSNETRFYSPLVKNIAKAEGISQEDLDAIVGTGKDNRVTKTDILNYIDNRGATPVVNNIKTETPVAAKSETVKPKEAAKSVVSNGEDEIIEMTRMGKLVAHHMQASIQTSAHVQSFIEADVTNVWNWRKKVKDGFMKREGENLTFTPIFMEAIAKALRDYPMMNISLQGDTIIKKKNINLGMAAALPDGNLIVPVIKNADQLNLVGMTKQVNDLANRARLNQLKPDDVQGGTYTVTNVGTFGSIMGTPIINQPQVGILALGAIRKVPAVIETPEGDFIGIRYKMFLSHSYDHRVVNGALGGMFVKAVSDYLEAWDINREI encoded by the coding sequence ATGGCAAAGTTTGAACTAAAGTTACCTAAAATGGGAGAAAGCGTTGCTGAGGCAACAATTACCTCTTGGTTAAAAGAAGTTGGAGATACTATCGAATTAGACGAGGCAGTTCTTGAAATTGCTACCGATAAGGTGGATAGCGAAGTCCCGAGTGAATTTGAAGGTGTTTTAGTAGAAAAGTTTTTCAATGTTGATGATGTTGTTCAGGTAGGTGAGGTTTTAGCAATAATTGAAACTGATGGTGATCTTGAAGGTGCTAGTGATACTGCAACGGCTTCTACGAAAGTAGAAGATACAGAGCAACAAGCTGCCGAACAAATAGAGCAAACTATAAGTATAGCTAAAGAAACTGTAGCTCCGATAGTTTCTAATGAAACGCGTTTTTATTCGCCGCTAGTTAAAAATATAGCAAAAGCAGAAGGAATCTCTCAAGAAGATTTGGACGCTATTGTTGGTACGGGTAAAGATAACCGAGTTACAAAAACAGATATATTAAATTATATTGATAATAGAGGTGCAACTCCGGTTGTGAATAATATTAAAACAGAAACTCCTGTTGCTGCAAAGTCGGAAACTGTAAAACCAAAAGAAGCTGCTAAATCAGTTGTCTCTAATGGTGAAGATGAAATTATTGAAATGACTAGGATGGGTAAATTAGTTGCGCACCATATGCAAGCGTCAATTCAAACTTCTGCACATGTACAAAGTTTTATAGAAGCCGATGTTACTAATGTTTGGAATTGGAGAAAGAAAGTTAAAGATGGCTTTATGAAACGTGAGGGTGAAAACTTAACGTTTACACCTATTTTTATGGAAGCTATTGCAAAAGCACTTCGTGACTACCCAATGATGAATATTTCATTACAAGGTGATACTATAATAAAGAAGAAAAATATAAATCTTGGTATGGCAGCTGCTTTACCAGATGGAAACTTAATTGTACCTGTTATTAAAAATGCCGATCAGCTTAATTTAGTTGGCATGACAAAACAGGTAAACGATTTAGCAAACAGAGCACGATTAAACCAACTTAAGCCAGACGATGTGCAGGGCGGAACTTATACAGTTACTAATGTTGGAACCTTTGGTAGTATTATGGGAACACCTATAATTAACCAGCCACAAGTTGGTATATTAGCCTTAGGAGCTATTAGAAAAGTACCTGCAGTTATCGAAACTCCTGAAGGTGATTTTATTGGTATTCGTTACAAAATGTTTTTATCTCACTCTTACGATCATCGTGTTGTTAATGGCGCTTTGGGAGGTATGTTTGTAAAAGCTGTTAGCGATTACTTAGAAGCTTGGGATATAAATAGAGAAATATAA